From one Rosa rugosa chromosome 4, drRosRugo1.1, whole genome shotgun sequence genomic stretch:
- the LOC133743024 gene encoding glutathione S-transferase zeta class-like has product MATASDQQLKLYSYYRSSCSYRVRIALNLKGLKYEYKAVNLLKGEQYSPAFRKLNPIGYVPVLVDGDLAVSDSFAILLYLEEKYPQHPLLHKDHQRRAINFQAANIVCSSIQPRQNLAVLNYIEERVSPDAKIEWAKVHIEKGFAALEDLLRNYAGRYATGDEVSFADLFLAPQIHAAFTRFNLDMTRFPLLSRLHEAYNEIPAFVDARPDKQPDAPS; this is encoded by the exons ATG GCGACTGCTAGTGATCAGCAACTGAAATTGTATTCCTACTACAGGAGCTCTTGCTCTTACCGTGTCCGAATTGCCCTCAACCTCAAAG GGCTCAAATACGAGTACAAAGCTGTAAACTTGTTGAAGGGAGAACAGTATAGTCCTG CGTTTAGAAAGCTCAATCCGATCGGCTATGTACCGGTGCTTGTGGATGGGGACTTAGCTGTTTCCGATTCATTTGCCATTTTATTG TATTTGGAAGAAAAGTATCCACAACATCCGTTGTTGCATAAAGACCATCAGCGAAGGGCCATTAACTTCCAG GCTGCAAATATTGTTTGCTCAAGCATACAGCCCCGTCAGAATCTGGCAGTATTG AATTATATAGAAGAAAGGGTTAGTCCAGATGCGAAAATTGAATGGGCTAAAGTTCATATTGAGAAAGGTTTTGCAG CACTTGAAGATCTACTGAGAAACTATGCAGGAAGATATGCAACTGGAGATGAAGTTTCTTTT GCAGATTTGTTTTTGGCGCCCCAGATTCATGCAGCTTTTACAAGGTTCAATCTAGACATG ACCCGGTTCCCCCTTTTGTCCAGGCTGCATGAGGCATACAATGAGATACCAGCATTTGTAGATGCTAGGCCAGATAAGCAGCCGGATGCTCCTTCATAA